In Providencia hangzhouensis, the DNA window CACTTTGCTTATTGAAGATAAACCGGCCATGACAAGTGCAATAAAACCACTGGTAACCGCTGCCATAAGGCCGATTTGCAAGCTAGTTGCCACACCTTGAAAGGTTCTGGCAAATAAATCACGCCCTAAATTATCTGTACCAAATAGATGCGCCCACGAAGGTGGCAAACGCCTATCGAGTAAATTCATTTCAATATCATTGAGGGAGAGACCAAACGCATAGATACTGACAACAACCAGCAAAAGCAACGAAAAAGCTAACTTAAATAAAGCGCGATTAGGGTTATATGTCATGACGCTCTCATCACTCCCTTATTCACTTTTTTTAGTAGGCTGTCAGCTACCGTATTGCTAAAAAATATTATCGCGGCACATAACATGACAATCCCCATCAATAACGGAATATCTCCACGCAACCCTGCATCAATCGTCGCCTGACCTAAGCCTGGATAGGCAAATACTTTTTCTGCTAATAATGCCCCACTTAGTAATTCACCAATAGAAGCAAACTGTAAACAAATTGCCGGGGTAATAGCATGTTTTAGTACATGAAACCCAATCATCGACCAACCATTATCCCCTTGAGCCTGTGCGTAATGAATAAATTCACTGCTCATCACTTCAACAACTTTGGCACGTGTATGCAATGCGATATTACCCACGCCTAACATACCCAACGCAATGACAGGTAAAACTAGGTGATGAAGTTTCTGTGAAAATGTTGCCGTTTGCTCATCCAAGCCTATCGGCCAAGCACAGCATATCGGAGCCCACTGTAATGTCACCGCAAACAAAGACAACAACAGCAAACCTACCCAAAAAACAGGAATTGAAGCCAGTAAATAGCATAATGTTGAGATGAGTTTGTCTGGCCAGCGGTTTAAATAACGCCCAGCCACTAAACCCAACGCAAAACCAACAACTCCAGAGAACAGCCAAGAACTAATAAGTAGAGCTAAAGAAGGCGCAAGG includes these proteins:
- a CDS encoding ABC transporter permease; protein product: MRTALGLLLRFICLLTVTAAGIFILLSYSPIDPIKAYIGNDLLHVPPEQYALIAARWGLDQPLWVQFWRWFSQVLQGDFGYSMLYNTPVIQVIADRLAPSLALLISSWLFSGVVGFALGLVAGRYLNRWPDKLISTLCYLLASIPVFWVGLLLLSLFAVTLQWAPICCAWPIGLDEQTATFSQKLHHLVLPVIALGMLGVGNIALHTRAKVVEVMSSEFIHYAQAQGDNGWSMIGFHVLKHAITPAICLQFASIGELLSGALLAEKVFAYPGLGQATIDAGLRGDIPLLMGIVMLCAAIIFFSNTVADSLLKKVNKGVMRAS